In Anthonomus grandis grandis chromosome 6, icAntGran1.3, whole genome shotgun sequence, one DNA window encodes the following:
- the LOC126736979 gene encoding protein kibra isoform X2, with protein MSQSTQLEDPRQGWRAVQEAMLRDYLQTAQDVLEDKKAIYQVKSQRLMLAQDEYNHLNNELATLTTSRTSLCSTTSTISTKYDPDLLKSDVAMAKNRVSRLKSELEQIRSEMNFTQRGVETLTNVEQKLSMGQGTVYNISEAQAIMTELRNIQKSLSSGEKEKAELMQSLAKLKDDLTRLQLSESSPDVSTLSIPQEKLSTASQTDLSCELVPIGTRLAEMAKMRLEYDEARKKVQMIQQKLADLEEKVQPGQAESDKDRLLLFQEKEQLLRELRSITPRMRTKEEMCEIQQECRRLEQDLKNALEMSNRAIADRLRLHEEKQLLLQQLKDGLKHMTQLESQLKTLSASTLSVSSSSSLGSLSTTSSKGSLSSGLSFTDIYGGPQCVGDTQSIGSSNVDMADLHRRVERLLKNTDNTHIPSPVRSQPSLSPRSSLSSVSPPVSPMYENLPCLLPPPTYEQVEKDRRMQSEQRLEERLLELRISNNGSNEYINYTPQRVAIPSLSPLTDLLEAQATNMSQGSGLGRPSRYSYESSGDAPLSPISETPPPLIDHDEMLQGPTLSRTSSSGTNTRSVSAAVSDESVAGDSGVFEASNRRRASGIFGSSLDTETAQVQIKLRYVVNDGLLNVTVEKARNLNALFIPENSEVYIKTALLPANPPQSWCTKPVRDLRKANFCDMFNIPVPSNRICAKTLQVNVWSKSEGHQDICVGCAQVSLADFNIHSTTQKWYNILSLLEEARTVTTVHPKQSSEVSITREKQEHSGKEESSDDSTVSSSQTSTLTRNQGTTIPSGMNLNFDDLYNCLKSTKEYDSADESEESDDELEDEDDVELPQKLDVVEEEKYSDKQTNTECIFNPEQAKHMKMVQNNAAEDRGAIKRSQTFSPSAHVSKHDYICKLNRSDSDSAMPLYRRGSKPFERHAVERRSLRFRRPSCSMAQLSNIGKSHTQIPQTPRTSIDLELDLQAQHTRLEMLNSEVVRLRELKQRLEVAKEQGDTEVAAVLLENQQFQSLLAYAEKTTPDEKRVEKMLRKVSREIYKLRKTKAGNGRPDVISFKEKMAFFTTAHLTVPVLPSEENPNSTEKPQESYEIAQQSTSESSSQTPNGTEQKTENGTSDKSQPYKYVVDRTLGVEV; from the exons gaCAAAAAAGCAATATATCAAGTGAAATCCCAAAGATTGATGCTGGCCCAAGATGAGTACAATCACCTAAACAACGAGCTGGCAACCCTAACCACATCTAGGACGAGCT TATGTTCGACGACCAGTACAATAAGCACCAAATATGACCCAGACTTGCTGAAATCCGACGTAGCCATGGCCAAAAATCGGGTGTCCAGGTTAAAGTCCGAATTGGAGCAGATCAGAAGCGAAATGAACTTCACGCAGAGGGGCGTAGAAACCTTAACAAA CGTCGAACAAAAACTAAGTATGGGCCAAGGGACCGTCTACAACATATCAGAAGCACAAGCCATAATGACTGAACTGAGAAACATCCAAAAATCCTTATCTTCCGGAGAAAAAGAGAAAGCGGAACTGATGCAGTCCCTAGCGAAACTAAAAGACGACCTCACGCGACTGCAACTTTCAGAAAGTTCTCCGGATGTGTCCACCTTAAGTATACCTCAAGAAAAACTTAGCACGGCCTCACAAACAGACCTTTCGTGCGAACTTGTCCCAATCGGTACTAGACTGGCCGAAATGGCAAAAATGCGATTGGAATACGATGAAGCCCGTAAGAAAGTTCAAATGATCCAGCAAAAACTCGCCGATCTGGAGGAGAAAGTGCAGCCGGGCCAAGCCGAGTCGGACAAGGACAGACTTTTACTATTCCAAGAAAAAGAACAACTGTTACGAGAGTTAAGAAGTATTACTCCACGCATGCGAACGAAAGAAGAGATGTGCGAAATCCAACAGGAGTGCCGCAGGCTCGAGCAGGACCTTAAGAACGCTTTAGAGATGTCAAACAGAGCGATAGCTGACCGGTTAAGGCTCCACGAGGAGAAACAGCTTTTGCTCCAGCAACTCAAGGATGGCCTAAAGCACATGACTCAATTAGAATCTCAACTTAAAACACTCTCAGCCAGCACGTTGTCTGTCAGCAGCAGTTCTAGTTTAGGCTCACTGTCGACAACAAGCAGTAAAGGCTCACTAAGTTCCGGATTGAGTTTCACCGATATCTACGGAGGGCCTCAATGTGTGGGAGATACTCAAAGTATTGGATCCTCCAATGTGGATATGGCCGATCTGCACCGGAGGGTCGAGCGGTTGCTGAAGAATACTGATAACACCCATATACCTTCGCCAGTACGTTCGCAGCCGTCATTATCGCCACGGAGTTCGCTATCTTCGGTATCGCCGCCCGTGTCTCCTATGTACGAGAATTTACCCTGTCTACTGCCTCCACCCACCTATGAACAGGTGGAGAAGGACAGACGGATGCAATCGGAACAAAGACTCGAGGAACGATTGTTAGAGTTGAGAATATCGAATAATGGTAGTAACGAGTATATCAATTATACGCCGCAAAGGGTGGCGATTCCTAGTTTGTCTCCGTTGACTGACCTTTTGGAAGCACAAGCCACGAATATGTCACAAG GTTCCGGCTTGGGAAGGCCCAGCAGATACTCGTACGAGAGCTCAGGAGACGCTCCCCTATCACCAATTTCAGAAACGCCTCCGCCCTTAATCGACCACGACGAGATGCTCCAGGGACCCACCCTCTCCCGAACCTCCTCCTCCGGGACGAATACGCGATCCGTTTCAGCAGCGGTGAGCGACGAATCCGTGGCGGGAGACTCTGGTGTCTTTGAGGCCTCCAATAGGAGACGCGCTTCGGGCATTTTCGGCTCCAGCCTGGACACCGAAACGGCACAAGTACAAATTAAACTTAGATACGTCGTGAACGACGGACTGCTCAATGTAACGGTCGAGAAGGCCCGTAATTTGAATGCGTTATTTATCCCGGAGAATTCAGAAGT GTATATAAAAACGGCTCTCCTGCCGGCCAATCCGCCCCAATCGTGGTGTACGAAACCAGTCAGGGACCTCAGAAAAGCAAACTTCTGCGATATGTTCAACATTCCAGTGCCTTCTAACAGGATTTGCGCGAAAACATTGCAGGTCAATGTTTGGAGTAAATCAGAGGGGCACCAAGATATCTGTGTG GGATGTGCCCAAGTAAGCTTAGCAGACTTCAATATACACTCGACAACACAGAAATGGTACAACATTCTCAGCCTGTTAGAAGAAGCCCGAACGGTAACAACAGTACACCCAAAACAATCCTCGGAAGTATCGATAACGCGGGAAAAACAAGAACACAGCGGCAAAGAGGAAAGTTCTGACGATTCCACCGTCAGCTCGTCCCAAACCAGCACTTTAACTCGCAATCAGGGCACAACCATTCCTTCGGGAATGAATCTCAACTTCGACGATCTGTACAACTGCCTCAAATCTACTAAGGAGTACGATAGTGCCGACGAATCGGAAGAATCTGACGACGAGCTTGAAGATGAAGATGATGTAGAATTGCCGCAGAAACTCGACGTGGTCGAGGAAGAGAAATACTCAGACAAACAAACCAATACGGAATGCATTTTCAACCCGGAACAAGCCAAACACATGAAAATGGTGCAAAACAACGCGGCGGAAGATCGTGGAGCGATTAAGCGAAGCCAAACTTTCTCCCCAAGTGCCCACGTATCCAAACACGATTACATTTGCAAACTAAATAGGAGCGATAGTGATAGCGCTATGCCCCTCTATAGGCGAGGGAGTAAACCGTTCGAACGTCACGCGGTCGAAAGAAGATCTTTAAGGTTCAGAAGACCGTCGTGCTCCATGGCCCAACTTTCCAACATCGGGAAATCGCACACGCAAATTCCCCAAACCCCGAGAACGTCTATTGATTTGGAGTTGGATTTGCAGGCGCAACACACCCGCTTAGAGATGTTGAACTCGGAAGTGGTACGACTGAGGGAGCTGAAGCAGAGATTGGAGGTGGCTAAGGAACAAGGGGATACGGAGGTCGCGGCCGTCCTATTGGAGAATCAACAGTTTCAGAGTTTGTTGGCGTATGCTGAAAAGACGACGCCGGACGAGAAGAGGGTGGAGAAGATGCTACGGAAGGTGTCGAGGGAGATTTATAAGTTGAGGAAAACAAAGGCTGGGAATGGGAGGCCGGATGTAATTTCTTTCAA agaAAAGATGGCGTTTTTCACCACCGCTCATTTGACCGTACCTGTTTTACCATCGGAGGAGAATCCGAATTCAACGGAAAAACCTCAAGAATCGTACGAAATCGCGCAGCAAAGTACCAGTGAAAGTTCCAGCCAAACCCCAAACGGAACCGAACAAAAAACGGAAAACGGAACTAGTGACAAAAGTCAGCCATATAAGTATGTTGTAGATAGGACACTGGGAGTGGAGGTCTGA
- the LOC126736979 gene encoding protein kibra isoform X1, whose product MPRKRNGEIPLPDGWDFGRDYDGKLYFIDHNTKKTTWIDPRDRYTKPLTFADCIGNELPLGWEEAYDGQIGPYYINHMSQSTQLEDPRQGWRAVQEAMLRDYLQTAQDVLEDKKAIYQVKSQRLMLAQDEYNHLNNELATLTTSRTSLCSTTSTISTKYDPDLLKSDVAMAKNRVSRLKSELEQIRSEMNFTQRGVETLTNVEQKLSMGQGTVYNISEAQAIMTELRNIQKSLSSGEKEKAELMQSLAKLKDDLTRLQLSESSPDVSTLSIPQEKLSTASQTDLSCELVPIGTRLAEMAKMRLEYDEARKKVQMIQQKLADLEEKVQPGQAESDKDRLLLFQEKEQLLRELRSITPRMRTKEEMCEIQQECRRLEQDLKNALEMSNRAIADRLRLHEEKQLLLQQLKDGLKHMTQLESQLKTLSASTLSVSSSSSLGSLSTTSSKGSLSSGLSFTDIYGGPQCVGDTQSIGSSNVDMADLHRRVERLLKNTDNTHIPSPVRSQPSLSPRSSLSSVSPPVSPMYENLPCLLPPPTYEQVEKDRRMQSEQRLEERLLELRISNNGSNEYINYTPQRVAIPSLSPLTDLLEAQATNMSQGSGLGRPSRYSYESSGDAPLSPISETPPPLIDHDEMLQGPTLSRTSSSGTNTRSVSAAVSDESVAGDSGVFEASNRRRASGIFGSSLDTETAQVQIKLRYVVNDGLLNVTVEKARNLNALFIPENSEVYIKTALLPANPPQSWCTKPVRDLRKANFCDMFNIPVPSNRICAKTLQVNVWSKSEGHQDICVGCAQVSLADFNIHSTTQKWYNILSLLEEARTVTTVHPKQSSEVSITREKQEHSGKEESSDDSTVSSSQTSTLTRNQGTTIPSGMNLNFDDLYNCLKSTKEYDSADESEESDDELEDEDDVELPQKLDVVEEEKYSDKQTNTECIFNPEQAKHMKMVQNNAAEDRGAIKRSQTFSPSAHVSKHDYICKLNRSDSDSAMPLYRRGSKPFERHAVERRSLRFRRPSCSMAQLSNIGKSHTQIPQTPRTSIDLELDLQAQHTRLEMLNSEVVRLRELKQRLEVAKEQGDTEVAAVLLENQQFQSLLAYAEKTTPDEKRVEKMLRKVSREIYKLRKTKAGNGRPDVISFKEKMAFFTTAHLTVPVLPSEENPNSTEKPQESYEIAQQSTSESSSQTPNGTEQKTENGTSDKSQPYKYVVDRTLGVEV is encoded by the exons gaCAAAAAAGCAATATATCAAGTGAAATCCCAAAGATTGATGCTGGCCCAAGATGAGTACAATCACCTAAACAACGAGCTGGCAACCCTAACCACATCTAGGACGAGCT TATGTTCGACGACCAGTACAATAAGCACCAAATATGACCCAGACTTGCTGAAATCCGACGTAGCCATGGCCAAAAATCGGGTGTCCAGGTTAAAGTCCGAATTGGAGCAGATCAGAAGCGAAATGAACTTCACGCAGAGGGGCGTAGAAACCTTAACAAA CGTCGAACAAAAACTAAGTATGGGCCAAGGGACCGTCTACAACATATCAGAAGCACAAGCCATAATGACTGAACTGAGAAACATCCAAAAATCCTTATCTTCCGGAGAAAAAGAGAAAGCGGAACTGATGCAGTCCCTAGCGAAACTAAAAGACGACCTCACGCGACTGCAACTTTCAGAAAGTTCTCCGGATGTGTCCACCTTAAGTATACCTCAAGAAAAACTTAGCACGGCCTCACAAACAGACCTTTCGTGCGAACTTGTCCCAATCGGTACTAGACTGGCCGAAATGGCAAAAATGCGATTGGAATACGATGAAGCCCGTAAGAAAGTTCAAATGATCCAGCAAAAACTCGCCGATCTGGAGGAGAAAGTGCAGCCGGGCCAAGCCGAGTCGGACAAGGACAGACTTTTACTATTCCAAGAAAAAGAACAACTGTTACGAGAGTTAAGAAGTATTACTCCACGCATGCGAACGAAAGAAGAGATGTGCGAAATCCAACAGGAGTGCCGCAGGCTCGAGCAGGACCTTAAGAACGCTTTAGAGATGTCAAACAGAGCGATAGCTGACCGGTTAAGGCTCCACGAGGAGAAACAGCTTTTGCTCCAGCAACTCAAGGATGGCCTAAAGCACATGACTCAATTAGAATCTCAACTTAAAACACTCTCAGCCAGCACGTTGTCTGTCAGCAGCAGTTCTAGTTTAGGCTCACTGTCGACAACAAGCAGTAAAGGCTCACTAAGTTCCGGATTGAGTTTCACCGATATCTACGGAGGGCCTCAATGTGTGGGAGATACTCAAAGTATTGGATCCTCCAATGTGGATATGGCCGATCTGCACCGGAGGGTCGAGCGGTTGCTGAAGAATACTGATAACACCCATATACCTTCGCCAGTACGTTCGCAGCCGTCATTATCGCCACGGAGTTCGCTATCTTCGGTATCGCCGCCCGTGTCTCCTATGTACGAGAATTTACCCTGTCTACTGCCTCCACCCACCTATGAACAGGTGGAGAAGGACAGACGGATGCAATCGGAACAAAGACTCGAGGAACGATTGTTAGAGTTGAGAATATCGAATAATGGTAGTAACGAGTATATCAATTATACGCCGCAAAGGGTGGCGATTCCTAGTTTGTCTCCGTTGACTGACCTTTTGGAAGCACAAGCCACGAATATGTCACAAG GTTCCGGCTTGGGAAGGCCCAGCAGATACTCGTACGAGAGCTCAGGAGACGCTCCCCTATCACCAATTTCAGAAACGCCTCCGCCCTTAATCGACCACGACGAGATGCTCCAGGGACCCACCCTCTCCCGAACCTCCTCCTCCGGGACGAATACGCGATCCGTTTCAGCAGCGGTGAGCGACGAATCCGTGGCGGGAGACTCTGGTGTCTTTGAGGCCTCCAATAGGAGACGCGCTTCGGGCATTTTCGGCTCCAGCCTGGACACCGAAACGGCACAAGTACAAATTAAACTTAGATACGTCGTGAACGACGGACTGCTCAATGTAACGGTCGAGAAGGCCCGTAATTTGAATGCGTTATTTATCCCGGAGAATTCAGAAGT GTATATAAAAACGGCTCTCCTGCCGGCCAATCCGCCCCAATCGTGGTGTACGAAACCAGTCAGGGACCTCAGAAAAGCAAACTTCTGCGATATGTTCAACATTCCAGTGCCTTCTAACAGGATTTGCGCGAAAACATTGCAGGTCAATGTTTGGAGTAAATCAGAGGGGCACCAAGATATCTGTGTG GGATGTGCCCAAGTAAGCTTAGCAGACTTCAATATACACTCGACAACACAGAAATGGTACAACATTCTCAGCCTGTTAGAAGAAGCCCGAACGGTAACAACAGTACACCCAAAACAATCCTCGGAAGTATCGATAACGCGGGAAAAACAAGAACACAGCGGCAAAGAGGAAAGTTCTGACGATTCCACCGTCAGCTCGTCCCAAACCAGCACTTTAACTCGCAATCAGGGCACAACCATTCCTTCGGGAATGAATCTCAACTTCGACGATCTGTACAACTGCCTCAAATCTACTAAGGAGTACGATAGTGCCGACGAATCGGAAGAATCTGACGACGAGCTTGAAGATGAAGATGATGTAGAATTGCCGCAGAAACTCGACGTGGTCGAGGAAGAGAAATACTCAGACAAACAAACCAATACGGAATGCATTTTCAACCCGGAACAAGCCAAACACATGAAAATGGTGCAAAACAACGCGGCGGAAGATCGTGGAGCGATTAAGCGAAGCCAAACTTTCTCCCCAAGTGCCCACGTATCCAAACACGATTACATTTGCAAACTAAATAGGAGCGATAGTGATAGCGCTATGCCCCTCTATAGGCGAGGGAGTAAACCGTTCGAACGTCACGCGGTCGAAAGAAGATCTTTAAGGTTCAGAAGACCGTCGTGCTCCATGGCCCAACTTTCCAACATCGGGAAATCGCACACGCAAATTCCCCAAACCCCGAGAACGTCTATTGATTTGGAGTTGGATTTGCAGGCGCAACACACCCGCTTAGAGATGTTGAACTCGGAAGTGGTACGACTGAGGGAGCTGAAGCAGAGATTGGAGGTGGCTAAGGAACAAGGGGATACGGAGGTCGCGGCCGTCCTATTGGAGAATCAACAGTTTCAGAGTTTGTTGGCGTATGCTGAAAAGACGACGCCGGACGAGAAGAGGGTGGAGAAGATGCTACGGAAGGTGTCGAGGGAGATTTATAAGTTGAGGAAAACAAAGGCTGGGAATGGGAGGCCGGATGTAATTTCTTTCAA agaAAAGATGGCGTTTTTCACCACCGCTCATTTGACCGTACCTGTTTTACCATCGGAGGAGAATCCGAATTCAACGGAAAAACCTCAAGAATCGTACGAAATCGCGCAGCAAAGTACCAGTGAAAGTTCCAGCCAAACCCCAAACGGAACCGAACAAAAAACGGAAAACGGAACTAGTGACAAAAGTCAGCCATATAAGTATGTTGTAGATAGGACACTGGGAGTGGAGGTCTGA